One stretch of Anas acuta chromosome W, bAnaAcu1.1, whole genome shotgun sequence DNA includes these proteins:
- the LOC137846912 gene encoding olfactory receptor 14A16-like, producing the protein MPNISSVSEFLLLAFADTRELQLLHFALFLGIYLAALLGNGLILSAVACHHRLYTPMYFFLLNLALLDLGCISTTLPKAMANALWNTRAISYQGCAAQVFLFVLLMSSEYFLLTIMAYDRYMAICKPLHYGSLLGSRACAQMAAAAWGSGFLNAVLHTATTFSLPFCQGNSVDQFFCEIPHILKLSCSDTYLREVWALVFSISLVFGCFVFIVLSYVQIFRAVLRMPSEQGQHKDFSTCIPHLAIVSMFSSTAMFAYLKPSSISFPSLDLVSSFLYLVIPPTLNPLIYSMRNQELRNAARKLFGYLLLYKQ; encoded by the coding sequence atgcccaacatcagctcagtgagcgagttcctcctgctggcattcgcagacacgcgcgagctgcagctcctgcacttcgcgctcttcctgggcatctacctggctgccctcctgggcaacggcctcatcctcagcgccgtagcctgccaccaccgcctctacacccccatgtacttcttcctcctcaacctcgccctcctcgacctgggctgcatctccaccactctgcccaaagccatggccaatgccctctggaacaccagggccatctcctatcaagggtGTGCGGCACaggtctttctctttgtcttgttGATGTCATCAGAGTATttccttctcaccatcatggcctatgaccgctacatggccatctgcaagcccctgcactacgggagcctcctgggcagcagagcttgtgcccagatggcagcagctgcctggggcagtggctttctcaatgctgtcctgcacacagccactacattttccctgcccttcTGCCAAGGCAATtctgtggaccagttcttctgtgagatcccccacatcctcaagctctcctgctcagatacctacctcagggaagtttgGGCTCTTGTGTTTAGTATTTCTTTAGTCTTcggttgctttgttttcattgtgctgtcctatgtgcagatcttcagggcagtgctgaggatgccctctgagcagggccagcacaaagACTTTTCCACGTGCATCCCTCACCTGGCCATTGTCTCCATGTTTTCCAGCACtgccatgtttgcctacctgaagccctcttccatttccttcccaTCTTTGGACCTGGTGagttcatttctgtatttggtGATTCCTCCAAcactgaaccccctcatctacagcatgaggaaccaggaactAAGGAATGCAGCGAGGAAACTCTTTGGATACCTGCTACTTTATAAACAATAA
- the LOC137846911 gene encoding olfactory receptor 14C36-like: MPNISSVTEFLLLAFADTRELQLLHFALFLGIYLAALLGNGLILSAIACHHRLRTPMYFFLLNLALLDLGCISTTLPKAMANALWDTRAISFQGCATQVFFFLFFIAAEYSLLTIMAYDRYVAICKPLHYGSLLGSRACAQMAAAAWGSGFLNAVLHMANTFSLPLCRGNAVDQFFCEIPHILKLSCSDAYLREVGPLVFTVSLGCGCFVFIVLSYVQIFRAVLRMPSSQGRHKAFSTCLPHLAVVFLFVSTAVFAYLKPPSISSPSLDLVVALLYSVLPPAVNPLIYSMRNQDLKNAVRKLFPYILLKHP; the protein is encoded by the coding sequence ATGCCCAACATCAGTTCAGtcactgagttcctcctgctggcattcgcagacacacgcgagctgcagctcctgcacttcgcgctcttcctgggcatctacctggctgccctcctgggcaacggcctcatcctcagcgccatagcctgccaccaccgcctccgcacccccatgtacttcttcctcctcaacctcgccctcctcgacctgggctgcatctccaccactctgcccaaagccatggccaatgccctctgggacaccagggccatctccttTCAAGGATGTGCTACacaggtctttttctttctcttctttatagCAGCAGAATATTCCCTTCTCACtatcatggcctacgaccgctatgttgccatctgcaagcccctgcactacgggagcctcctgggcagcagagcttgtgcccagatggcagcagctgcctggggcagtggctttctcaatgctgtcctgcacatggccaacacattttcccttcccctctgccgaggcaatgctgtggaccagttcttctgtgaaatcccccacatcctcaagctctcctgctcagatgcctacctcagggaagttggtCCACTTGTGTTTACTGTTTCTTTAGgctgtggttgttttgttttcattgtgctgtcctatgtgcagatcttcagggcagtgctgaggatgccctcttctcagggccggcacaaagccttttccacgtgcctccctcacctggctgtggtctttCTCTTTGTCAGTACTGCcgtgtttgcctacctgaaacCCCCCTCCATTTCCTCACCgtccctggacctggtggttGCACTTCTCTACTCGGtgttgcctccagcagtgaaccccctcatctacagcatgaggaaccaggatcTCAAGAATGCAGTGAGGAAACTCTTTCCATACATTCTTCTTAAGCATCCATGA